The Megasphaera elsdenii DSM 20460 genome includes the window TGCCGCCTCATCCGGGCCCGACAGCGATTTCCATCATTTATAATGCCGATATCGGCACGACCCTGGTCTATGGTGCCATCATCGCCATCCCGACGGCCATCGTCGCCGGCCCGCTGTACTGCACGCTGACGCGGGACATCAATCCGGAAATCCCCAAGGGCATGTACAACCCGAAAATCTTTAAGGACGACGAAATGCCTGGCTTTGGTATTTCCGTCTTCACGGCGCTGGTCCCGGTCATCCTCATGGCTGCTTCGGCTATTGCCAAATTGACCATGGGTGCCGATGTCCCGGCCCGCCATATCCTGACCTTCTTCGGTCAGCCGGACATTGCCCTGACCATTTCCGTCGCCATCGCTATCTATACCTTCGGCCTGGGCCGGGGCAAATCCATGGAAGATGTCATGAAGACCGTCCAGGATGCCGTCCTGACCATTGCCATGATCTTGCTCATCGTCGGCGGTGGCGGTGCCTTGAAACAGGTCCTCATCGACAGCGGTGTCGGCACGTACATCGGTAATCTCGTCGCTGGTTCCGATTTATCGCCGCTGCTCCTGGCCTGGCTGGTCGCTGCCGTCATCCGCACGGCCTGCGGTTCGGCTACGGTAGCAGCCCTGACGGCTGGCGGTATTGCCGCCCCTATCTGCGCCGTCACCGGTGCCAATCCGGAACTGATGGTCCTGGCTACGGGCGCCGGTTCGCTCATCTTCAGCCCGCCGAATGACCCTGGTTTCTGGCTGTTCAAGGAATTTTTCGGCCTGACGGTCAAACAGACCGTCCGCACGTGGTGCGCCCTGGAAACAATCATTGCCGTCATGGGTTTAGCTGGTGTACTTGTTTTGAATCTCTTTGTAGGCTAAAATAAAAGTGAATATGAAAGTAGGAGGGAAGACGATGGAAGAAATGAAGCTCCAGGTATTTCCTGTCCTGCGCAGTGCATACGGCGGTCTGACCAAGTCAGAGCGCCGTATTGCCGATTATATTGTCGATCATCCCGGCGAGGTCATGGAAGAGACCGTAGCGGACCTGGCCGTTCATGCGCAGAGTTCGGAAATCACCATTTCCCGGTTTTGCAAGAAATTGGGCTGCAGCGGGTTGAAGGAATTGAAGCTCATGCTGGCTGCCGATTTGTCGGCAGCGCCGCAGAAGGACTTCCACGATATCCAGGCCGGCGATACGGGCCGCCAGGTGGCGTCCAAGGTTTTTGCCAATATCGCCGAAGGTTTGCAGGATACGCTGAGCCTCCTCGATTATGATGCCGTCGATGAAGCGGCCCGGCTCATCTTGAAGGCCCGGCGGATTTATGTCTTTGGCTTCGGCAATTCGGCGACAGTCTGCATGGATATGGCCACGCGGTTCCTGCGCCTGGGCCTGGCCATCCGGGAATATGCCGATTCCCATATGCAGGTGACGGCAGCGGCGCTCATGACGCCAGCAGATGTCGTCCTGGCCGTGTCCCACAGCGGGGCGACGAAGGAACTGCTCCAGTCCGTCCGGGCTGCCAAGGCGGCCGGCGGCAAGGTCATCGTCATCACCAGCCACGGCCAGTCGCCTTTGGCCGGGGAAGCCGATGTCTGCCTGTGCGGCATGGGCCGTGAAGTCCAGTATACGTCGGAAGCCGGGGCATCGCGCCTGATTCACATGGCCATCGGCGACGTCCTCTATACGCGGATCGCCATGCAGGAAGAAGGCCTTTTCCGGGACAATATAAAGAAGATGCGCCAGGAAATCGGCAAGAAGCGGCAGTTATAATCGCGGCTACGAAAATCGGCAGTTCTGTGGTACAATAAAGACGACTTATCCGGGACAATATAAAGAAGATGCGCCAGGAAATCGGCAAGAAGCGGCAGTTATAATCGCGGCTACGAAAATCGGCAGTTCTGTGGTACAATAAAGACGACTTATTGCAAACAGAGGAAGGATGATCAGAGGGTGAAAAAATTCTTGGAAATGGCGACTATCGTCGAGAATGAAGCCATTATTCCCGAAGTCTGGAAAATGGTATTCCATGCGCCGCAAATCGCAAGAGAAGCGCGGCCCGGTCAGTTTGTCAATGTCCACCGCGATGGGGGACAGACCTTTTTACGCCGTCCTTTCGGCATCGTCGATGCCGATACGGAATCGGGCAATGTGACTATTATTTACCGCCTGGTCGGCGTCGGTACGGCCGAAATGAAGACCTTGCGCCAGGGCGATGCACTCAGCGTCGAAGGCCCGTTAGGGGAAGGCGTCTTTACGACGACACCGGGCAAGGTCCTGCTGGCTGGCGGCGGCGTCGGCCTGGCACCGCTCATCTTCTTGGCCAAGCGCCTGGACCATCCCGTCGTGCTCGTCGCCGGAAAGACGGCAGCCGAAACGTTCTGGACGAAGTTCTTTGAACCCTATGCCGGCCGGATCTACGTGACGACTGACGACGGCTCGCAGGGCATCAAAGGCTTTGCCGTCGATGCGCTGCCGCAGATTTTTGCCAATCAGCCCATCGACCGCGTATCGGTCTGCGGCCCGACGGTCATGATGAAGACCATTGCCCAGGCTTCGGCCAAGGCCGGCATCGCCTGTGAAGTATCTATGGAAAAACGGATGGCCTGCGGCATCGGCGTCTGCCTGGGCTGCACCTTTGAAAGCCAGCTCGACGGCAAGCGCTATAAAGTCTGTGCCGACGGTCCTGTTTTTGACGCGAAGGAGGTCTTTGCATGATCAGCGAACGGATTGCCGTCCAATTCGCCGGGATTTCCATGAAGACACCGGTCATGGGAGCCTCGGGAACCTTTGGGTTCGGCGTAGAATACAGTGATTTTCTCGACCTCGACCACGTCGGGGCCATCATTTCCAAAGGCATCACGCCGCTGCCGCGGCCGGGAAATCCCGGTGTCCGCGTCGCCGAAACGCCGGCAGGGATGCTCAACTGCATCGGCCTGGAAAATCCGGGCGTAGCAGTCTTTAAGCGGGACATCCTGCCCAAGGTCCGTAAGGCCTGCCAGACGCCGCTCATCGTCAATATTTCGGCCGGTACTGCCGAAGAGTACGGCGAATTGGCAGCCCAGCTCGACGTCGATGGTGTGGCCGCCCTGGAAGTCAATATTTCCTGCCCCAATGTCAAAGAAGGGGGCATCGTCTTCGGGACCCAGCCGGAAGCGGCCGCTGCAGTCACGCGCAGCGTCAAGGACCATACGAAGAAACCGGTCATCGTCAAGTTGTCGCCGAACGTCACGGATATTACGGTCATGGCTAAAGCCGTCGAAGCGGCTGGTGCCGACGCCGTATCGCTCATCAATACCCTGACGGGCATGGCCATCGACATCAAGAGCCGCCGCCCCCTGTTGGGCAACATCACAGGCGGCCTGTCCGGCCCGGCTGTGAAACCCATTGCCCTGCGCATGGTATGGCAGACGGCTCAGGCCGTATCCATCCCCATCCTCGGCCTGGGCGGTATCACGACTTGGCAGGACGCCGTCGAATTTATGCTGGCCGGTGCCAGCGCCGTCGCCGTCGGGGCCCATAACTTCGTGGACCCCAGAGCCGTAGAAACCATCGCCGAAGGCCTGGACCAGTATTGTAAGGACGAAGGCATCGAACACATCCAGGATATTGTAGGGGCATTGGAGATTCGTAGTTAGTGGTTCGTGGTTTGTAGGGGCCGTCCCAAGGGGCGCCCCGTTGTGGGAATCCCATTCACGAACCCGTCGGGTATATGTAAGACTCCCGTGACCCATTGTCATGAGCGGGCCGCCCTCCGGGACGGCCCCTACAGAAAAAGGGCTTGTCGCATACGCGACAAGCCCTTTTTCTATCATTTCTTATTCTTTTTTCTCGATGCGAAGTCGCCGCCGGCCTGGATGACGTTGACGACGACGATGAGGATGATGATCGTCGCCAGCATGACGTCGGGACGGAATCGCTGGTAACCGTAGCGGATGGCGATATCCCCGAGGCCGCCACCGCCGATGGCGCCGGCCATGGCCGATGCCCCGATGAGGTTGACGATGAGGACGGTGATGTTATTGATGATCGTCGGCAGGGCTTCCGGGATAAGGACCTTGCGGATGATCTGGAAGGGCGTAGCCCCCATGGATTCGGCCGCTTCGACGAGGCCGAAATCGACGTCGCGGATGGACGTTTCGACGAGACGGCTCAGGAAGGGGATGGCGACGATGGTCAAGGGGACGCAGGCTGCCGTCGTACCGATGGACGTGCCGGCAATGAGGCGCGTCAGCGGGATGATGGCGACCATGAGGATGATGAACGGAATGGAACGGATGATGTTGACGATGGTTCCAAGAATCTGATTGATGAAGCGGTTTTCCAGGATATGGCCTTTGCTGGTCGTGACCAGGGTGATACCCAGGGGAATACCGATGATGCCGCCGATGATCGTGGCGACAGCGACCATATAGAATGTTTCTTGAATGCCTTGGAGCATTAACTTAATTATTTCTTGGGACATAACCTAAAACCTCACTTCCAATCGGTAATGTTTTGATATACGAGAATGCCTTGGCCTGTGTTTCCATATCGCCCATGATGACGACGATGAGGTAGCCGAAGGGTTCATCCTGGATATAGTCGATGTTGCCATAGAGGACGCTGACTTCGACGTTGAACTTGCGGACGACGTCGGCGACGACGGGATCGTTGGTGGCAGCGCCTTTGAAGCGCAGGCGGACGAGCATGTTGCGGTCCGGTGCAGGCTGATTGGTGACGCCCAGGTTCTTGATGCCTGCCGGCAGTTCCATGTTGATGATGGACGTGACGAAGTCTTTCATCGTCTGGGACTGAGGATTGGTGAAGATGTCGACGACGCGGCCCATTTCCTTGATGACGCCGCTTTCGATGACGGCGACGCGATGGCAGATTTCCTTGACGACGGCCATTTCATGGGTGATGACGACGATGGTGATGCCCAGGCGCTTGTTGATGTCCTGGAGCAGTTCCAGGATGGATTTCGTTGTCTGCGGGTCCAAGGCCGATGTGGCTTCGTCGCAGAGCAGGATCTTCGGGTCGCTGGCCAGGGCGCGGGCAATGCCGACACGCTGTTTCTGGCCACCCGAGAGCTGGGACGGGTAATTGCCGGCCCGGTCGCTGAGGCCGACCAGGTCCAGAAGAGATGCGACTTTCTTTTCGATGACGTCTTTCGAGGCCCCAATCAGTTCCAGCGGGAAGGCAATGTTTTCGGCAACCGTACGGGATGATAACAGATTGAAATGCTGGAAAATCATGCCGATGTTCTTGCGTTCTGCCCGCAACTGGGATTCACTCATCTTGGTCAGGTCCTTGTCGTCGATGATGACCTGGCCGCTCGTCGGCTTCTCTAACATATTGATGCAGCGGACCAGCGTCGATTTGCCGGCGCCGCTCTTGCCGATGATACCGAAGATTTCGCCGTCTTCGATGGTCAGGTTGATGCCTTTCAGGGCCTGGACCTGAGCCGAGCCGCCGTAGGTCTTGGTAATATTTTTCAGTGTAATCACAATATCAACTCCTTAAAATAGGCGTAACTAGGGAAAAACAACAACAAAAAAGGCCGTCATGCAGATGACGGCCGTATATACGGTTTCATTTCATCTGTCGGAATGTTCCGTTGGAATTGGCACCTTCCCGATAGGGGGTTGCCGCAGCGTCATCGGGCCAGTCCCTCAGCTGCTCTGGATGAAGGGTATATGGTTGTTGCGTCTTATAATAGCACGGATGGCCGGGCTTGTCAATGGAAAATCGTTATTGTGCCCAGTCGCCATGGGTAAAGACCGGCACCGTCGTGCCGTCTGCCTTGGTCCCGGTGATGGTCAGGTCCGGCGAACCGACCATGAAATCGACGTGGATCATGGAATCGTTGAGACCGGCTGCGGCGATGGCGTCTTTGTCCATATCGGCGCCGCCAGCCAGGCAGGTCGGATACGATGCGCCCAGGGCCAGGTGGCACGAGGCGTTTTCGTCGAAGAGCGTTTCATAGAAGAGGATGCCCGACAGGGAAATGGGGGAATGGTAAGGGATGAGGGCCACTTCGCCGAGGCGGCAGGCGCCTTCGTCGATGGCGATGAGTTTCTTCAGGACGTCTTCACCCGTTTCGGCGGCTGCGGCGACGACTTTGCCGTCTTTGAAGGTCAGGTGGAACTTGTCGATGAGGTTGCCGTTATAGACCAGGGGCTTGGTGCTGTAGACCGTGCCGTTGACGGCGTCGGCCTTAGGCGCGGAATAGATTTCTTCCGTCGGGATGTTGGCGTTGAACAGCAGGTGGTCTGCCGTCTCTTCCATTCCGCCCTGCCAGATATGGCCGTCCGGCAGGCCGAGGGTCAGGTCCGTCCCCAGGCTGTTGGTATAATGGAGGCTGGTGAAGTGCTGATCCGTCATCCAGGTCCGGCGTTTCTTCAGCTCTGCCAGATGGGAGTCCCAGTCGGCCAGGGCATCGGCACCGTCGGCGCGGGATGACTGGAGGATTTGCTTCCACAAGGCTTCATAAGCGGCGTCGGCGTCGAGGTCCGGATAGAGGAGCTTGGCCCAGATGGCACTGGGGACAGCGGCGACGAGCCACGTCGTCTTCGAGGCCATCATGCCGTCGATGTATTCCTTGAGGGCTTCGTTCTGGGCCTTCTGCTGGGCGAAGATCTTCTTAGTGTCGATGCCGTCCATGAGATACGGGTTGGCCGAGATGAGGCTGAGGAAGGCCGCTTTCTTATGGTAGTAATAGAGACTGAAGTCGCGGCGCCAGTCCGGCAGGGACTCGAAGTACTGCTGGTCTTCGTGTTCGTAGCGCAGGCGGGCCATGGCGTCAGATCGCCAGTTGCAGACGACCTGGGCGGCGCCGGCCGTATAGGCCTCTTTTGTCAAGAGGGCGACGAAGTCGTGCGATTCGACAGGGGCGTTGATGACCAGGGTCTGGCCTTGCTGCAGGTTCAGGCCCTTCTGTAAGAGGACGCGGGCATAAGCCGTTAATTGCTGAGTAGTTGGCATAAAATCACTCCTTAGTAGATGGGTATGAGATGGGAACTTTCCAGGCCGTATGTTTCCACAGGCGCCAGTTCAGGGCGCTGGCATTGATGGCCAGGCCGATGATGAGGCTGATCCAGTAGCCATAGGGGCCGTAAGACGTGGCGTGGGCCATGGCATAGCCCATGGGGATGCTGATGAGCCAGTACGTCACGAAGGCGACATAAGTGATGATCTTGACGTCCTTATAGCCGCGCAGGATGCCCTGGACCGGCGTACCGGCGGCATCGAAGAAGGAAAAGGCGACGGCATAGAAGATGAACATGCGGATGGCCCAGAACGTCTCGGCATCGCTGGTAAAGACCCTGGCGATGGGGTCGATGAAATGATAGGTCATGGCGATGAGCCCGAGGGCGATGACAAAAGCCGTCATCTGGCTGAGCACGGCGTATTGCCGGGCTGCGGCGTAATTGCGGGCGCCGACTTCATAGCCGATGACGATGGTCGCCGTCAGGCTGATGCTCCAGGGCAGGGTGTACGTCAGGGTCGAATAACTGATGGCGGCCTGGTTGGCGGCCAGGTACAGCGTGCCGAACTCGGCCATGAACAGGCCGACGATGGAGAACAGGCTCGTTTCGCAGAAGACGGCGATAAAGATGGGAATGCCCAATTCCAGCTGGTGATGGATGTGATGCCAGCTGACGGGCCGCAGGCGGCTCCACAGGTGATAGGACCGGAACGGTTCCATCCACTGCAGGACAGCTGCAAAGAGCAGGAAAGACAGCCACGACGCGATGGTGATGGCATAGCCCGTGCCGATGCCGCCCATGGCCGGAATGGGACCAGCGCCGAAGATGAGCAGGCGGAAGAGGAGAATCGTCAGGACCAGGTTGATGACTAAGATCGTCATGGAAACGTGGGTCTTGCCGTGGGCGTCGACGATATAGCGCATCGTCGCCTGCAGGCAGATGGGGACCAGCCCCAGGGCCAGAGCCTTGAGGTATTCCCAGGCGATGTAGCGGACCGGCGCGTCGAGGCCCATGAAGTCGAGGAAGGGCGGCATGAGAACGGCACCGGCCAGGAAAATGACGACTGTAAAGCCCAGGCTCAGGTACAGGCTCTGCATGATGTACGGCGGGATTTCTTCGGTCCTTTTCGCACCCCGGAGCTGGGCGATGATCGGCGAGATGCCGAAGAAAATACCGCACAGGCCGGCAAAGACGGGATACCAGATATTGACGGCCACGGCGACGCCGGCCAGGTCGATCGTCCCGGCGCGGCCGCTGAAAATCGAACTGAAAACGGCCGTCCCGACCTGGGCCATCTGCGTCAGGAGCAGGGGAAAGAACAGGACCAAGAAATGGCGCAATTGAAATAAATGGGGGGACATAGCATCCTCCTTGTATGAAAAAGGGCTTGTCGCACAACGACAAGCCCTTTAAAGTTGTTAGTGGCTAGCAGTTAGTTGTTAGCGGATGGCTTTAAATTTAAAGGCCTTCTTCAAGCTTCAAACCTCAAACATAAACGAAAAAGGGACCGTGCATGATGGTCGAAACCTTCATGCGCCAGTCCCCCTTTTCAGTCAAGCTTATTTACCCATAGCATTGACTTTGGAAGCCAAACGGGATTTTTTACGAGCTGCAGTGTTTTTATGGAGAACGCCTTTCTGTGCGGCGCTGTCGATTACGCTGCTAGCTTTATCGAATGCTTTTTTAACAGCTTCAGCGTCACCAGCGGCGATAGCTTCGGTCGTACGGCGGATAGCAGTATGAACAGAAGATTTAACCTGAGAGTTAGCTGCGTGACGAGCTGCGTCTTTTTCCATCGTTTTGATATTGGATTTAATCTGCGGCAATGGATTCACCTCCCTAATTTACAAGAACACTAGAAGAAATTTTACCATATGGCGCAGAAAAAATCAATACCTTTTTTACAAGACATACGATTAAGCTTTGCCTTCCGAGCCGAGGACGCATTTAATCTTGTGAGCGACGATGTCATGGACGAACTGACGGCCGTCGGCGAGGTACTGGCGCGGGTCGAAATGTTCCGGGTGCTGTGCCATGTGCTGACGGATGCCGGCAGTCAGGCCGAGACGGAGGTCGGAGTCGATATTGATCTTGCAGACAGCCATGGAAGCCGCTTTGCGGAGCTGGTCTTCCGGGATGCCGATAGCGTCGGCCAGGTTGCCGCCGTTTTCATTGATGATCTTGACATATTCCGGTACGACCGAAGATGCGCCGTGGAGGACGATCGGGAAGCCCGGCAGGCGTTTGGAGACTTCTTCGAGGATGTCGAAGCGAAGTGTCGGCGGTACGAGGACGCCGTCTGCGTTGCGCGTGCACTGTTCCGGTGTGAATTTGAATGCGCCGTGGCTGGTGCCGATAGCGATGGCCAGGGAATCGACGCCCGTGCGGGATACAAATTCTTCGACTTCTTCCGGACGGGTATAGTGAGCTTCATGAGCAGCAACTTTGACATCATCTTCGATGCCGGCCAGCTGGCCCAGTTCGCCTTCGACGACGACGCCGTGAGCGTGTGCATATTCAACGACTTTTTTCGTGAGGGCGATATTGTCTTCGAAAGAATGTTTCGAGCCGTCGATCATGACGGAAGTGAAACCGCCGTCGATGCAGTCTTTGCAGGTTTCAAAGTCAGCGCCGTGGTCGAGGTGAAGGGCGATGGGGAGATCATGATCTTCCAAAGCTGCTTCTACGAGATGTTTCAAATACGGCGGTTTAGCGTATTTGCGGGCACCGGCCGAAGCCTGAAGGATGATCGGGGAATTCAATTCAGCAGCGGCCTGGGTGACGCCCTGGACGATTTCCATGTTGTTGATGTTGAATGCGCCGATAGCATAGTGGCCTTCATAGGCTTTTTTAAACATTTCTGTAGTTCCAATTAATGGCATGTTTACATTCCTCCTACATAATACGTAAAGATGTTTTAGTATATATAATTCCAGCCGGCCCGTTGGACGAGAGCGTCCATATCTTCAGGCAGCCGGGAATTAACGGTGATGAAGCGATGGCTCATGGGGTGGGTGAACTGGAGGCAGTAGGCGTGCAGGGCCTGGCGGCCGATGAAGCGGCGCGAACCGCCGTAGAGGTCGTCGCCGGCCAGGGGATAGCCCAGGTAACTGCTGTGGACCCGGATCTGATGGGTCCGTCCCGTGTGCAGGACGACCTGGAGCAGGCTGTAGTCCCTACCAGCTGCGAGGCAGGTGAAATCGGACCAGGCCGGCTTTCCGTCGAGGCGGACACAGCGGGTAATGATGCTATCGGGACATCTTCCGATGGGGGCGTGTACAGTTGTGACCCGCGATGGGTATCGTCCCTCACAGATGGCTAAGTACAAACGCTTATACCCCAGGTCCTGCTTATCGAAAGCATATTGGATCTGCGGCTCCTTGGCGACCATACAGAGGCCGGACGTATTCTTGTCCAGGCGGTGCATTGGGTGGTACGAACAGTGCTGGCCCGTCTTTTCATAGTGATAGGCGACGGCATTGGCCAGGGTCCCGTCCCGGACGGCGGATGTCGGGTGCATCAGGATGCCTGCCGGCTTGTCGATGACCATGAGGTAGTCGTCTTCGTAGACGATGCCAATGGGTATATCCTCTGGCGGAAAGGAATTCTTTTCCGGAAGGGTGACACAGATTTCATCCCCTTCCTGGACGAAGTCGCGCGTCGACGCCGCCTGTCCATTGATGGTGCAGATGCCGTTGTGTTTGATCCGGCGCCGCAGCGTCGATGAGACGCCGAAGTGTTTCAAGGCGCCGCCTAAGGATGTGGGCCGGGTAATCGTCCCGACGGTAAAATGAATCATATGCATTTCCCCTATATTGGCTTTGTCTACATCTATTATACAAAATGAAAATAAATAAATCCATACATTTCGTGAAATCATGTGGGCTATATTTTAGCCCGCAAGGGCCTGAGCGTGCGGTTTTTCAGAAAAAATCATCTTCTGGAAAAGGAAACTTGACGCTCCGCGTCGAAATAGTATATCATAGGAATGTTATGTATCCATTTTTTATGATTTGCGAGAAAAGAGTGTTCCCTAAAGAAGGAATTTCACAGGTGGGTAGAGAATAATATATACGTCAGCGTTATTGAAATGAAACAGGTGATATGAGTGAAACGGTTTTCCAGCGAATTTATCGAACAGGTCCGACAGGCCAATGACATTGTCAGCGTCATCTCCGATTACGTGTCGCTGAAACGGCAGGGCCGGAACTTTTGGGCCTGCTGCCCTTTCCATAATGAAAAGACCGCCTCCTTCAGCGTCGCTGCCGACAAAGGCTTTTTCTATTGTTTCGGCTGCCATGCTCATGGCGATGTCTTCCAATTCATTATGAAAAAAGAAAACCTTTCCTTTTCCGATGCCGTCGAACGACTGGCCGAACGGGCACACCTCGCCCTGCCTGTCGTCGAACGGTCGGCCGAAGAAATCGCCCGCGATAAACAGCGGGACCGCTTGTATCAGATCAACGAAATGGCAGGTAACTTTTTCCATAACTGCCTGACCCGGACCCATTACGGCCAGCCCGGGCTGGCTTATTTTCACAAACGCCACGTATCGGACGATACCATCGAAGCTTTCAAACTGGGCTTTGCCCCGGAAAGCTGGGATAAGCTGACGACAGCCTTTATGAAAAAAGGCGTCACCGGCAGGGAATTAGTCCTCCTGGGGCTGGCCAAGGAAAAGAACGGCCACTTTTACGATGCCTTCCGCGGGCGGGTCATGTTTCCCATCCGCGATGGCCGCAGCCGCATCGTCGGTTTCGGCGGCCGCGTCCTCGACGACAGCAAGCCGAAGTACCTCAATTCGCCGGAAACGCCGATTTTCAA containing:
- a CDS encoding methionine ABC transporter ATP-binding protein, producing the protein MITLKNITKTYGGSAQVQALKGINLTIEDGEIFGIIGKSGAGKSTLVRCINMLEKPTSGQVIIDDKDLTKMSESQLRAERKNIGMIFQHFNLLSSRTVAENIAFPLELIGASKDVIEKKVASLLDLVGLSDRAGNYPSQLSGGQKQRVGIARALASDPKILLCDEATSALDPQTTKSILELLQDINKRLGITIVVITHEMAVVKEICHRVAVIESGVIKEMGRVVDIFTNPQSQTMKDFVTSIINMELPAGIKNLGVTNQPAPDRNMLVRLRFKGAATNDPVVADVVRKFNVEVSVLYGNIDYIQDEPFGYLIVVIMGDMETQAKAFSYIKTLPIGSEVLGYVPRNN
- a CDS encoding RluA family pseudouridine synthase; this encodes MIHFTVGTITRPTSLGGALKHFGVSSTLRRRIKHNGICTINGQAASTRDFVQEGDEICVTLPEKNSFPPEDIPIGIVYEDDYLMVIDKPAGILMHPTSAVRDGTLANAVAYHYEKTGQHCSYHPMHRLDKNTSGLCMVAKEPQIQYAFDKQDLGYKRLYLAICEGRYPSRVTTVHAPIGRCPDSIITRCVRLDGKPAWSDFTCLAAGRDYSLLQVVLHTGRTHQIRVHSSYLGYPLAGDDLYGGSRRFIGRQALHAYCLQFTHPMSHRFITVNSRLPEDMDALVQRAGWNYIY
- a CDS encoding MurR/RpiR family transcriptional regulator, translating into MEEMKLQVFPVLRSAYGGLTKSERRIADYIVDHPGEVMEETVADLAVHAQSSEITISRFCKKLGCSGLKELKLMLAADLSAAPQKDFHDIQAGDTGRQVASKVFANIAEGLQDTLSLLDYDAVDEAARLILKARRIYVFGFGNSATVCMDMATRFLRLGLAIREYADSHMQVTAAALMTPADVVLAVSHSGATKELLQSVRAAKAAGGKVIVITSHGQSPLAGEADVCLCGMGREVQYTSEAGASRLIHMAIGDVLYTRIAMQEEGLFRDNIKKMRQEIGKKRQL
- a CDS encoding aminopeptidase, which translates into the protein MPTTQQLTAYARVLLQKGLNLQQGQTLVINAPVESHDFVALLTKEAYTAGAAQVVCNWRSDAMARLRYEHEDQQYFESLPDWRRDFSLYYYHKKAAFLSLISANPYLMDGIDTKKIFAQQKAQNEALKEYIDGMMASKTTWLVAAVPSAIWAKLLYPDLDADAAYEALWKQILQSSRADGADALADWDSHLAELKKRRTWMTDQHFTSLHYTNSLGTDLTLGLPDGHIWQGGMEETADHLLFNANIPTEEIYSAPKADAVNGTVYSTKPLVYNGNLIDKFHLTFKDGKVVAAAAETGEDVLKKLIAIDEGACRLGEVALIPYHSPISLSGILFYETLFDENASCHLALGASYPTCLAGGADMDKDAIAAAGLNDSMIHVDFMVGSPDLTITGTKADGTTVPVFTHGDWAQ
- a CDS encoding gluconate:H+ symporter, which translates into the protein MPLVILAIGILVLFFLIVKVKLNSFLALLLVAGAVGLAEGMPIDKLIPTIEKGLGGTLGGLAIVVSFGAMLGKLMAESGGAQRIATTLINVFGREKVKWAVCLTGFIVGIALFYEIGFVLLIPLVFTIAAEAKIPLLEVGIPMAAALSVTHGFLPPHPGPTAISIIYNADIGTTLVYGAIIAIPTAIVAGPLYCTLTRDINPEIPKGMYNPKIFKDDEMPGFGISVFTALVPVILMAASAIAKLTMGADVPARHILTFFGQPDIALTISVAIAIYTFGLGRGKSMEDVMKTVQDAVLTIAMILLIVGGGGALKQVLIDSGVGTYIGNLVAGSDLSPLLLAWLVAAVIRTACGSATVAALTAGGIAAPICAVTGANPELMVLATGAGSLIFSPPNDPGFWLFKEFFGLTVKQTVRTWCALETIIAVMGLAGVLVLNLFVG
- a CDS encoding MATE family efflux transporter, yielding MSPHLFQLRHFLVLFFPLLLTQMAQVGTAVFSSIFSGRAGTIDLAGVAVAVNIWYPVFAGLCGIFFGISPIIAQLRGAKRTEEIPPYIMQSLYLSLGFTVVIFLAGAVLMPPFLDFMGLDAPVRYIAWEYLKALALGLVPICLQATMRYIVDAHGKTHVSMTILVINLVLTILLFRLLIFGAGPIPAMGGIGTGYAITIASWLSFLLFAAVLQWMEPFRSYHLWSRLRPVSWHHIHHQLELGIPIFIAVFCETSLFSIVGLFMAEFGTLYLAANQAAISYSTLTYTLPWSISLTATIVIGYEVGARNYAAARQYAVLSQMTAFVIALGLIAMTYHFIDPIARVFTSDAETFWAIRMFIFYAVAFSFFDAAGTPVQGILRGYKDVKIITYVAFVTYWLISIPMGYAMAHATSYGPYGYWISLIIGLAINASALNWRLWKHTAWKVPISYPSTKE
- a CDS encoding methionine ABC transporter permease — its product is MSQEIIKLMLQGIQETFYMVAVATIIGGIIGIPLGITLVTTSKGHILENRFINQILGTIVNIIRSIPFIILMVAIIPLTRLIAGTSIGTTAACVPLTIVAIPFLSRLVETSIRDVDFGLVEAAESMGATPFQIIRKVLIPEALPTIINNITVLIVNLIGASAMAGAIGGGGLGDIAIRYGYQRFRPDVMLATIIILIVVVNVIQAGGDFASRKKNKK
- a CDS encoding dihydroorotate dehydrogenase gives rise to the protein MISERIAVQFAGISMKTPVMGASGTFGFGVEYSDFLDLDHVGAIISKGITPLPRPGNPGVRVAETPAGMLNCIGLENPGVAVFKRDILPKVRKACQTPLIVNISAGTAEEYGELAAQLDVDGVAALEVNISCPNVKEGGIVFGTQPEAAAAVTRSVKDHTKKPVIVKLSPNVTDITVMAKAVEAAGADAVSLINTLTGMAIDIKSRRPLLGNITGGLSGPAVKPIALRMVWQTAQAVSIPILGLGGITTWQDAVEFMLAGASAVAVGAHNFVDPRAVETIAEGLDQYCKDEGIEHIQDIVGALEIRS
- a CDS encoding dihydroorotate dehydrogenase electron transfer subunit; the encoded protein is MKKFLEMATIVENEAIIPEVWKMVFHAPQIAREARPGQFVNVHRDGGQTFLRRPFGIVDADTESGNVTIIYRLVGVGTAEMKTLRQGDALSVEGPLGEGVFTTTPGKVLLAGGGVGLAPLIFLAKRLDHPVVLVAGKTAAETFWTKFFEPYAGRIYVTTDDGSQGIKGFAVDALPQIFANQPIDRVSVCGPTVMMKTIAQASAKAGIACEVSMEKRMACGIGVCLGCTFESQLDGKRYKVCADGPVFDAKEVFA
- the fba gene encoding class II fructose-1,6-bisphosphate aldolase, producing MPLIGTTEMFKKAYEGHYAIGAFNINNMEIVQGVTQAAAELNSPIILQASAGARKYAKPPYLKHLVEAALEDHDLPIALHLDHGADFETCKDCIDGGFTSVMIDGSKHSFEDNIALTKKVVEYAHAHGVVVEGELGQLAGIEDDVKVAAHEAHYTRPEEVEEFVSRTGVDSLAIAIGTSHGAFKFTPEQCTRNADGVLVPPTLRFDILEEVSKRLPGFPIVLHGASSVVPEYVKIINENGGNLADAIGIPEDQLRKAASMAVCKINIDSDLRLGLTAGIRQHMAQHPEHFDPRQYLADGRQFVHDIVAHKIKCVLGSEGKA
- the rpsT gene encoding 30S ribosomal protein S20 — protein: MPQIKSNIKTMEKDAARHAANSQVKSSVHTAIRRTTEAIAAGDAEAVKKAFDKASSVIDSAAQKGVLHKNTAARKKSRLASKVNAMGK